One segment of Natranaeroarchaeum aerophilus DNA contains the following:
- the pstA gene encoding phosphate ABC transporter permease PstA, translating into MSTDTETDDEDLFTEIDLGWEHLKNRLFLWIIFAASMFGVVMLALLLFDVATDFYVGMTEFNISMSDFLTRDGSRREELSGFRGAIIASIMLMVLTAILSFFVGVGSAIYLEEYAPDNRVTRLIEANLANLAGVPSIVYGLLALAAFVNGIGMGPILLAGAIALALLVMPIIIVSTQEALRAVPDGVRNGSYATGATKWQTIRKVVLPAAMPGIMTGTILALARAIGETAPLIMVGALFTNRMPFGPLDRFSAMPTQIYNWANEPSQHFIHLAATGIVVLLAFMFAMNGIAIYLRNRYETEV; encoded by the coding sequence ATGAGCACCGATACGGAAACCGACGACGAGGACCTGTTCACCGAGATCGATCTCGGCTGGGAGCACCTGAAAAACCGGCTTTTCCTCTGGATCATCTTCGCGGCGTCGATGTTCGGCGTCGTCATGCTCGCGCTCCTGTTGTTCGACGTCGCCACCGACTTCTACGTTGGGATGACGGAGTTCAACATCAGCATGAGCGACTTCCTTACGCGGGACGGCTCCCGGCGCGAGGAGCTCTCCGGGTTCCGCGGTGCGATCATCGCCTCGATCATGCTGATGGTCCTGACGGCGATCCTTTCGTTTTTCGTCGGCGTCGGATCGGCGATCTACCTCGAAGAGTACGCGCCGGACAACCGGGTCACGCGGCTTATCGAGGCGAACCTCGCGAACCTCGCTGGCGTCCCCTCGATCGTCTACGGACTGCTCGCGCTCGCCGCGTTCGTCAACGGGATCGGTATGGGGCCGATCCTGCTCGCCGGGGCGATCGCGCTCGCCCTGCTCGTGATGCCGATTATCATCGTCTCGACCCAGGAGGCGCTCCGGGCCGTTCCGGACGGCGTCAGGAACGGTTCCTACGCGACCGGTGCGACGAAGTGGCAGACGATTCGGAAGGTCGTGTTGCCCGCTGCGATGCCCGGTATCATGACCGGGACCATCCTCGCGCTGGCCCGGGCGATCGGCGAGACGGCCCCGCTGATCATGGTCGGCGCGCTGTTTACCAACCGGATGCCGTTTGGCCCGCTCGATCGGTTCAGCGCGATGCCGACCCAGATCTACAACTGGGCGAACGAACCGAGCCAGCATTTCATCCATCTGGCGGCAACCGGTATCGTCGTCCTGCTTGCGTTTATGTTCGCGATGAACGGGATCGCGATCTACCTGCGAAACAGGTACGAGACGGAGGTCTAA
- the pstC gene encoding phosphate ABC transporter permease subunit PstC: protein MSTDTDHGPGITGGTAQSDLAANRRARRALFGCAAVTVLTTLAIFFVLLDNAASYFFGARLTQMLLGASTEQAITFTEFFTGTRWAPDHATPAHGVLPIVYGTLVITVGAAFVSIPIGTATAIYLSEYASPGVRAKLKPTLEVLAGIPTIVYGYFAIAFINPVLLGPIADSLFGINIGRYSMLSGMLVVGIMTIPMVSSISEDAMSAVPDDLRNGAYALGATKFDVSTKIVLPASISGVFASYILAVSRAIGETMAVTLAAGFNANITANPFDEIMTMTAYMVSMARGTSAVGTIEYQSLFAVGLFLFVMTLTMNLLNDWFKRRFQEEYR, encoded by the coding sequence ATGAGCACTGACACTGACCACGGGCCGGGGATCACAGGCGGCACCGCCCAGAGCGATCTGGCAGCCAACCGGCGTGCTCGCCGCGCGCTTTTCGGCTGTGCCGCCGTCACGGTCCTCACGACGCTCGCGATCTTTTTCGTGTTGCTGGATAATGCTGCGAGCTACTTCTTCGGAGCGAGACTCACCCAGATGCTGCTGGGCGCGAGCACCGAACAGGCGATCACCTTCACCGAGTTCTTCACCGGCACGCGATGGGCACCGGATCACGCGACCCCTGCTCACGGTGTCCTGCCGATCGTCTACGGGACGCTCGTGATCACCGTCGGCGCGGCGTTCGTCTCGATCCCGATCGGGACGGCGACCGCGATCTACCTCTCGGAGTACGCCTCGCCGGGCGTCCGTGCGAAGCTCAAGCCGACGCTGGAAGTGCTCGCCGGAATCCCGACGATCGTCTACGGTTACTTCGCGATCGCCTTCATTAACCCCGTGTTACTCGGCCCGATCGCCGACTCGCTGTTCGGGATCAACATCGGCCGGTACAGCATGCTCTCGGGGATGCTCGTGGTCGGTATCATGACGATCCCGATGGTCTCCTCGATCAGCGAGGACGCCATGTCCGCGGTGCCCGACGACCTGCGAAACGGCGCGTACGCCCTCGGCGCGACGAAGTTCGACGTCTCGACGAAGATCGTGCTTCCGGCGTCGATCTCGGGCGTGTTCGCATCCTACATTCTCGCGGTCTCGCGCGCGATCGGCGAGACGATGGCAGTGACGCTGGCGGCCGGGTTCAACGCCAACATCACCGCGAACCCGTTCGACGAGATCATGACGATGACCGCCTACATGGTCTCGATGGCCCGCGGAACGTCCGCGGTCGGGACCATCGAGTACCAGAGCCTGTTCGCGGTCGGGCTGTTTCTGTTCGTGATGACGCTGACGATGAATCTGCTCAACGACTGGTTCAAACGCCGCTTCCAGGAGGAGTACCGATGA